The following proteins are co-located in the Candidatus Methylomirabilota bacterium genome:
- a CDS encoding cytochrome c maturation protein CcmE — protein MMRRPRKFLLGGAVIALALAGLVVTGVRQSVVYFVTPSELTAATDRTAGKAYRLGGMVVKGSLQKDPATLEQRFLLSDG, from the coding sequence ATGATGCGGAGGCCCCGGAAGTTCCTCCTCGGCGGGGCGGTCATCGCGCTTGCCCTGGCCGGGCTCGTGGTGACCGGAGTCCGCCAGTCGGTCGTGTACTTCGTCACGCCCTCCGAGCTCACGGCCGCGACCGACAGGACGGCGGGCAAGGCATACCGCCTGGGCGGAATGGTGGTGAAGGGCTCGCTCCAGAAGGACCCGGCCACTCTCGAGCAGCGCTTCCTCCTGTCGGACGGC
- a CDS encoding trypsin-like peptidase domain-containing protein — translation MAPLLQPVTHDTIEAPGSRPGDAVSSPADDSLLDAYSRAVVRAAERVSPSVVNIEVAKGPGPSRATDPSGPDGRRGTGSGFVFTPDGFVLTASHVVHGAAHIQVTLGDGRALPAAMVGDDPETDLAVVRIQAPELIPARLGDSGRLRVGQLVVAIGNPYGFQCTVTAGVVSALGRTIRSSSGRLIDNVIQTDAALNPGSSGGPLVTSAGEVIGVNTAVILPAQGLCFAIAIDTATFVAARLIRDGRVRRGYIGVAGQTVPLSRRVVRRHGLAVESGVRVTSVEAGSPAGRAGLADGDVIVAFDGQPIASVDDLHRLLTEARVGVRASLGTLRGAEALALDIVPGDSESRPRS, via the coding sequence ATGGCGCCTTTGCTCCAGCCCGTCACGCACGACACGATCGAGGCTCCGGGCTCGCGCCCCGGCGACGCGGTGTCCAGCCCGGCCGACGATTCGCTCCTCGACGCCTACTCGCGCGCCGTCGTCCGCGCGGCGGAACGGGTCAGCCCCTCCGTCGTGAACATCGAGGTGGCCAAGGGACCGGGACCGTCCCGGGCGACCGACCCATCGGGGCCGGACGGAAGGCGCGGCACCGGCTCGGGCTTCGTCTTCACGCCCGACGGCTTCGTCCTGACCGCGAGCCACGTCGTTCACGGCGCAGCGCACATCCAGGTCACGCTGGGTGACGGCCGGGCGCTGCCGGCGGCGATGGTCGGCGACGATCCGGAAACCGACCTGGCCGTGGTCCGCATCCAGGCGCCAGAGCTCATCCCGGCGCGCCTGGGGGACTCCGGGCGGCTTCGCGTGGGGCAGCTCGTCGTGGCCATCGGGAACCCCTACGGCTTCCAGTGCACCGTGACCGCCGGCGTGGTGAGCGCCCTGGGGCGCACCATCCGCTCGAGCTCGGGACGGCTCATCGACAACGTCATCCAGACCGATGCGGCGCTCAACCCCGGCAGCTCGGGCGGCCCCCTCGTCACCTCGGCCGGAGAGGTGATCGGTGTCAACACGGCCGTCATCCTGCCCGCCCAGGGGCTCTGCTTCGCCATCGCCATCGACACCGCGACCTTCGTGGCCGCCCGTCTCATCCGAGATGGCCGGGTCCGGCGCGGCTACATCGGGGTGGCCGGCCAGACGGTCCCGCTCTCCCGCCGGGTGGTGCGCCGCCACGGTCTCGCCGTCGAGAGCGGCGTCCGGGTGACGTCGGTAGAGGCCGGGAGCCCCGCCGGCCGGGCGGGCCTGGCGGACGGCGACGTGATCGTGGCGTTCGACGGCCAGCCGATCGCCAGCGTCGACGACCTGCATCGGCTCCTGACCGAGGCGCGGGTCGGGGTGCGGGCGTCGCTCGGGACCCTCCGGGGCGCCGAGGCCCTCGCCCTCGACATCGTTCCCGGGGACTCGGAATCGCGTCCGAGGTCGTGA